In the genome of Nocardioides marmoribigeumensis, one region contains:
- a CDS encoding patatin-like phospholipase family protein: MTTAFVLGGGGVLGAAEVGMLQALLEADVQPDLVLGTSVGALNGALVAAYPGDEVVRRLTELWRAATSEEIYPDGVLRQVRRAVSTGTHLHSSAPLRRRIEAELGERTFGDLLVPFQCCAASIERAAEHWFTEGRVVDAVMASAAVPGLLEPAEVDGEHYLDGGIVNSIPLGRAVALGADRVFVLQVGRVERPLTLPRRPWEVARVSFEIARRHRFHRELAELPDHVEAHVMPSGGGSAADDSLLAYRRFGGVTDRITRAYDASRAYLERSL; the protein is encoded by the coding sequence ATGACGACAGCCTTCGTGCTCGGTGGTGGTGGTGTGCTCGGTGCCGCCGAGGTGGGCATGCTCCAGGCGCTGCTGGAGGCCGACGTCCAGCCCGACCTGGTGCTCGGCACGAGCGTGGGTGCCCTCAACGGCGCGCTCGTGGCGGCGTACCCCGGCGACGAGGTGGTCCGACGGCTCACCGAGCTGTGGCGCGCCGCCACGAGCGAGGAGATCTACCCCGACGGCGTGCTCCGGCAGGTCCGGCGGGCGGTCAGCACCGGCACCCACCTGCACTCCAGCGCCCCGCTGCGCAGGCGGATCGAGGCCGAGCTGGGGGAGCGCACGTTCGGCGACCTGCTCGTCCCCTTCCAGTGCTGCGCCGCCTCGATCGAGCGCGCCGCGGAGCACTGGTTCACCGAGGGCCGGGTGGTCGACGCGGTGATGGCCTCGGCCGCCGTCCCCGGTCTCCTGGAGCCGGCCGAGGTGGACGGTGAGCACTACCTCGACGGCGGCATCGTGAACTCGATCCCGCTGGGCCGGGCGGTGGCGCTCGGGGCGGACCGGGTCTTCGTGCTCCAGGTCGGCCGGGTCGAGCGCCCGCTCACCCTGCCGCGGCGGCCGTGGGAGGTCGCCCGGGTCTCGTTCGAGATCGCGCGCCGGCACCGCTTCCACCGCGAGCTCGCCGAGCTGCCCGACCACGTCGAGGCCCACGTGATGCCGTCCGGTGGCGGGTCGGCCGCCGACGACTCCCTGCTGGCCTACCGCCGCTTCGGCGGGGTCACGGACCGCATCACCCGGGCGTACGACGCCTCGCGGGCCTACCTGGAGCGGTCGCTGTGA
- a CDS encoding FUSC family protein: MQGQWRTTVVGQLARLRLRGRSGTLWSLRITVAAVASYVVALALFPGSTPLLSPLTAMLVVQVTPWSLLASGIDRVVSVVLGVSVAIGVSALVPLTWWSLGVVILVSLLLGQVLRLRHNLLEVPISAMLVLGVGSLATESAASDRVLETLVGAGVGVVANLAWPPKVASADAGTAIDDMANSLADLLRGAAGDLEGSDGSPEDLVRLTDRFLGQVRQVTHRIPDAGSALLRAEQSRRLNVRAVGKADRGPGLRQGLEALEHSAVSIRGLLRAFADAAAFLAADDTTSTDPGLRSTGARVCRVLADAVDAFGQTVADDAMGSAEDSTRSLTALRTRVTELRELHLELQARMETTTDPAMVELVAYTTATVRRLIRELDPDERLRRQLRLRRAQRPVAPRLRHRDPPSGPLGEVGEDSPTTVFHPRLSKPRPPD; this comes from the coding sequence GTGCAAGGGCAATGGCGCACCACCGTGGTCGGCCAGCTCGCGCGGCTGCGCCTGCGCGGGCGCTCGGGCACGCTGTGGTCGCTGCGGATCACGGTGGCCGCGGTCGCGAGCTACGTCGTGGCGCTGGCCCTGTTCCCCGGCTCCACCCCGCTGCTCTCGCCGCTGACCGCCATGCTCGTCGTGCAGGTGACGCCGTGGAGCCTGCTGGCCAGCGGGATCGACCGGGTCGTCTCGGTGGTCCTCGGCGTCTCCGTCGCGATCGGGGTCTCCGCGCTGGTCCCGCTGACGTGGTGGAGCCTCGGGGTCGTCATCCTGGTCTCGCTGCTGCTCGGCCAGGTGCTGCGGCTGCGCCACAACCTGCTCGAGGTCCCGATCAGCGCCATGCTCGTGCTGGGGGTGGGCTCGCTGGCCACCGAGTCCGCGGCCAGTGACCGGGTCCTGGAGACGTTGGTCGGAGCCGGGGTCGGGGTGGTGGCCAACCTGGCGTGGCCGCCCAAGGTCGCCAGCGCGGACGCCGGGACGGCGATCGACGACATGGCCAACTCGCTGGCCGACCTGCTCCGCGGCGCGGCCGGCGACCTGGAAGGCTCCGACGGCTCCCCCGAGGACCTGGTGCGCCTGACCGACCGGTTCCTGGGGCAGGTCCGGCAGGTGACCCACCGGATCCCCGACGCCGGGTCGGCCCTGCTGCGCGCGGAGCAGAGCCGTCGCCTCAACGTGCGTGCCGTGGGCAAGGCCGACCGGGGCCCCGGCCTGCGCCAGGGGCTGGAGGCGCTGGAGCACAGCGCGGTGTCGATCCGCGGACTGCTGCGGGCCTTCGCCGACGCCGCCGCCTTCCTGGCTGCCGACGACACCACCTCGACCGACCCCGGCCTGCGCAGCACCGGAGCCCGGGTGTGCCGCGTGCTCGCGGACGCCGTCGACGCGTTCGGCCAGACCGTGGCCGACGACGCGATGGGCTCCGCCGAGGACAGCACGCGCAGCCTCACCGCCCTCCGCACCCGGGTCACCGAGCTGCGCGAGCTCCACCTGGAGCTCCAGGCCCGGATGGAGACCACCACCGACCCGGCCATGGTGGAGCTGGTGGCCTACACCACGGCGACGGTCCGCCGTCTGATCCGCGAGCTCGACCCCGACGAGCGGCTGCGCCGGCAGCTGCGGCTGCGCCGGGCCCAGCGGCCCGTGGCCCCCCGCCTGCGCCACCGCGACCCGCCCTCCGGACCCCTCGGGGAGGTCGGCGAGGACTCCCCCACCACGGTGTTCCACCCCCGGCTGAGCAAGCCCCGCCCGCCCGACTGA
- a CDS encoding glucose 1-dehydrogenase encodes MTGNGGPNRQGGRLAGKVAIVTGGAQGQGAAICRHFVAEGARVVVADIADDAGKLLADELGEAAVFVHHDVSDEESWQACVATATEAFGPVTTLVNNAGILAFADLTTMPLEDFERIFSINVRGCFLGMKTVAPVMAANGGGSIMNTSSVEGLAGMATLVAYTGTKFAIRGMTKAAAMELGPKGIRVNSVHPGMIDTGMTRGYAGDAGMEWGASRVPLKRVGVPEDLAPMYVFLASDESSFSTGAEFVADGGCTATHAFGG; translated from the coding sequence GTGACGGGCAACGGGGGACCCAACCGACAGGGCGGCCGGCTGGCCGGCAAGGTCGCGATCGTGACCGGTGGCGCGCAGGGCCAGGGGGCGGCGATCTGCCGCCACTTCGTGGCCGAGGGCGCCCGGGTCGTGGTCGCCGACATCGCCGACGACGCGGGCAAGCTGCTGGCCGACGAGCTGGGCGAGGCCGCGGTCTTCGTCCACCACGACGTCTCCGACGAGGAGAGCTGGCAGGCCTGCGTGGCCACGGCGACCGAGGCGTTCGGGCCGGTGACCACGCTGGTCAACAACGCCGGCATCCTGGCGTTCGCCGACCTCACGACGATGCCGCTGGAGGACTTCGAGCGGATCTTCTCGATCAACGTGCGCGGCTGCTTCCTCGGGATGAAGACGGTCGCGCCCGTGATGGCGGCCAACGGCGGCGGCTCGATCATGAACACCTCGTCGGTGGAGGGCCTGGCCGGCATGGCGACGCTCGTGGCCTACACCGGCACCAAGTTCGCGATCCGCGGCATGACCAAGGCCGCGGCCATGGAGCTGGGCCCGAAGGGCATCCGGGTCAACTCGGTGCACCCCGGCATGATCGACACCGGCATGACCCGCGGCTACGCCGGCGACGCCGGCATGGAGTGGGGCGCGAGCCGGGTGCCGCTCAAGCGCGTGGGCGTGCCCGAGGACCTCGCGCCGATGTACGTCTTCCTGGCCAGCGACGAGAGCTCGTTCTCGACCGGCGCGGAGTTCGTCGCCGACGGCGGCTGCACGGCCACCCACGCCTTCGGCGGCTGA